A DNA window from Fragaria vesca subsp. vesca linkage group LG3, FraVesHawaii_1.0, whole genome shotgun sequence contains the following coding sequences:
- the LOC101292100 gene encoding protein disulfide isomerase-like 1-4-like, whose product MASRLVLLFTFTALLIHLSSRPALSVDDDDEDLSFLEEPTEQGHHAPHYPDPDQFDADSYDEADDFSDFDEGDQDAFKEPEVDEKDVVVLKGANFSETIKKNRFVLVEFYAPWCGHCQALAPEYAAAATELKGGDVILAKVDATEENELSQEYDVQGFPTLFFFSDGVHKPYTGQRTKEAIVTWIKKKTGPGIANVTTVEDAERILTSETKFVVGFLNSLVGPESDELSAASRLDDDVNFYQTVDPKVAKLFHIDSDVKRPALVLIKKEDEKLSHFDGKFDKSAIAEFVFANKLPLVVTFTRENAPSIFESEIKKQLLLFATSKDSKKVLPEFVEAAKLFKGKLIFVFVETDNEDVGKPVSEYFGITGDAPTVLAYTGNDDARKFILDKEVTLANIKAFGEDFLEDKLKAFYKSDPIPETNDGDVKIVVGNNFDDIVLDESKDVLLEIYAPWCGHCQSLEPTYNKLAKHLRGIESIVIAKMDGTTNEHPRAKADGFPTLLFFPAGNKSFDPITVDSDRTVVAFYKFLKKHTSIPFKLQKPTSTPKSKEYVAKESQESSTNDVKDEL is encoded by the exons ATGGCGAGTCGACTCGTTCTCCTGTTCACATTCACCGCCCTCCTCATCCACCTTTCCTCCCGCCCCGCCCTCTCCGTCGATGACGACGACGAGGATCTCAGCTTCCTCGAAGAGCCGACCGAGCAGGGCCACCACGCGCCGCACTATCCAGATCCGGACCAATTCGACGCCGACAGCTACGACGAAGCCGACGACTTCTCCGATTTCGACGAGGGCGATCAGGACGCGTTTAAGGAGCCGGAGGTCGACGAGAAGGACGTCGTCGTTTTGAAAGGGGCGAACTTCAGCGAGACGATCAAGAAGAACAGGTTCGTGTTGGTTGAGTTCTATGCGCCGTGGTGCGGTCACTGCCAGGCCTTGGCTCCGGAATACGCGGCGGCCGCGACGGAGCTCAAGGGCGGAGATGTAATTTTGGCCAAAGTTGATGCGACGGAGGAGAATGAGTTGTCGCAGGAGTATGATGTGCAGGGTTTTCCGACTCTCTTTTTCTTTAGTGATGGAGTTCACAAGCCTTATACAGGTCAAAGGACCAA AGAGGCTATTGTGACCTGGATCAAGAAGAAGACCGGGCCTGGTATCGCTAACGTGACCACGGTGGAGGATGCAGAGCGCATTTTGACTTCTGAAACTAAATTTGTTGTGGGATTCCTCAACTCTTTGGTG GGTCCTGAGAGTGATGAGCTTTCTGCTGCTTCAAGACTTGACGATGATGTCAACTTCTACCAAACAGTGGATCCAAAGGTGGCAAAACTATTCCATATTGACTCCGACGTCAAACGCCCTGCACTGGTCCTGATAAAGAAAGAGGATGAGAAGCTAAGCCATTTCG ACGGTAAATTTGACAAGTCTGCAATTGCCGAGTTTGTCTTTGCAAACAAGCTTCCTTTGGTTGTCACGTTTACTAGGGAGAATGCACCTTCCATTTTTGAAAGTGAAATAAAGAAACAG CTGTTGCTCTTCGCCACTTCGAAGGACTCAAAGAAGGTTCTCCCGGAGTTTGTAGAGGCAGCAAAATTATTCAAAGGAAAG CTTATCTTTGTATTTGTGGAAACGGATAATGAAGATGTCGGAAAGCCAGTTTCAGAATATTTTGGCATCACTGGTGATGCTCCAACG GTTCTCGCATACACCGGAAATGACGATGCTAGGAAGTTTATTCTTGACAAAGAAGTGACCTTGGCTAACATAAAG GCTTTTGGGGAGGACTTCCTTGAGGATAAACTAAAAGCTTTCTATAAGTCAGACCCGATCCCGGAAACT AACGATGGAGATGTGAAAATAGTTGTTGGAAATAACTTTGATGATATTGTCTTGGATGAGTCAAAGGATGTTCTTCTTGAG ATTTATGCACCCTGGTGTGGGCATTGCCAATCTCTGGAACCAACCTACAACAAGCTTGCCAAACATCTTCGAGGCATTGAATCTATTGTTATAGCCAAGATGGACGGAACCACTAATGAGCATCCCAGGGCAAAG GCTGATGGGTTCCCCACACTTCTATTCTTCCCAGCTGGAAATAAGAGCTTTGATCCG ATTACAGTAGATTCTGACCGTACAGTGGTGGCATTCTACAAGTTCCTCAAGAAACACACATCAATCCCTTTCAAGCTCCAAAAGCCGACTTCAACTCCAAAATCCAAGGAATATGTTGCTAAAGAGAGCCAGGAGAGCAGCACCAATGACGTGAAGGATGAATTGTGA
- the LOC101298303 gene encoding TATA-box-binding protein-like → MSNPLQANIVPTIQNVISTVNLGCKLDLHQITVKAQNAEYNPKRLHSVIMRTRDPKATVLIFASGKMVCTGAKSEAESELAARKCVRTILKMGFAKFKDFKIQNMVANSDVRFPIRLEGLAYANPQCTSYEPELFPGLRYRMKEPKITLLVFASGKLVITGAKHREDIHKAFEVIYPALEEFKKNLVFHSFLLLASASSSQTITGDEASASSSQASTSSSSSSSQASASSSVSSSLASASSS, encoded by the exons ATGAG CAACCCTCTGCAAGCGAATATCGTTCCCACTATTCAGAACGTGATCTCTACGGTTAACCTGGGCTGCAAGTTAGATCTTCATCAAATCACTGTGAAGGCTCAAAACGCAGAATACAATCCCAAGCGTTTGCATTCCGTGATAATGAGAACGAGAGATCCAAAGGCCACAGTTTTGATCTTCGCCTCTGGGAAAATGGTGTGCACTGGTGCCAAAAGCGAAGCCGAGTCGGAACTCGCAGCTAGGAAGTGTGTACGAACCATCCTGAAGATGGGTTTCGCCAAGTTCAAGGATTTCAAGATCCAGAACATGGTTGCCAACAGTGATGTCAGATTTCCGATCAGACTTGAAGGCTTGGCTTATGCGAACCCCCAGTGTACGAGTTATGAGCCGGAACTTTTTCCGGGGCTGAGGTACCGCATGAAGGAACCCAAGATTACTCTTCTTGTATTCGCGTCGGGGAAACTAGTCATCACAGGTGCAAAGCACAGAGAAGACATCCATAAGGCCTTTGAGGTCATATACCCTGCTCTTGAAGAGTTTAAGAAA AATTTAG TCTTTCACTCTTTCCTCCTCCTCGCCTCCGCTTCCTCCTCACAAACTATAACCGGCGACGAGGCCTCCGCTTCCTCTTCCCAGGCCTCGACTTCCTCCTCCTCTTCCTCTTCCCAGGCCTCTGCTTCCTCCTCCGTTTCCTCTTCCCTCGCCTCCGCTTCCTCCTCATGA
- the LOC101298591 gene encoding uncharacterized protein LOC101298591, which translates to MANGIAESFNNWIVAERSLPPFAMLDQTRMKKMKMMSERSVESKSWTIKLTPKMEKRLKEQLDRSRVFRVIASHENVYEVRNDKYSYSVDLSTRTCSCVKWQINCFPCAHALAAIQGARLDVYDLIDPYFTAEYYRMCYSFPIAPLSNMDAFCSSTEDFILPLLTKRPAGRPKSKRIASAGEKKLIRCGRCNKMGHHNKKSCTEPLNMLL; encoded by the coding sequence ATGGCAAATGGTATTGCTGAATCCTTTAATAACTGGATTGTTGCTGAGCGTTCACTGCCCCCTTTCGCTATGTTAGATCAAACAAGAATGAAAAAAATGAAGATGATGTCAGAAAGAAGTGTTGAGTCGAAATCTTGGACTATCAAGCTTACTCCTAAAATGGAGAAGAGGCTGAAAGAGCAGCTTGATAGGTCTCGTGTGTTCAGGGTGATTGCTTCCCATGAAAATGTTTATGAGGTTAGGAATGATAAGTACTCCTATTCAGTGGACCTCTCTACTCGTACTTGTTCATGTGTGAAGTGGCAGATTAATTGCTTCCCATGCGCTCATGCACTTGCTGCTATACAAGGTGCAAGACTTGATGTGTATGATTTGATTGATCCTTATTTTACTGCTGAATACTATAGGATGTGTTATAGCTTTCCTATTGCACCTCTGAGTAACATGGATGCCTTTTGTTCTTCCACTGAGGACTTTATACTACCTCTTCTTACAAAGAGGCCGGCTGGGAGGCCTAAATCAAAGAGGATAGCATCTGCTGGTGAGAAGAAGCTGATTCGATGCGGTCGTTGTAATAAGATGGGCCATCATAACAAGAAGAGCTGTACGGAACCTTTGAACATGTTGTTGTAG
- the LOC101290937 gene encoding yrdC domain-containing protein, mitochondrial-like, with protein sequence MAWSLEKLDAAAFEVTQLGVVRPATEAHVDEAVEALRAGKVIAVPTDTLYGFACDACSLEAVHRIYEIKGRKHTSPLAICVGDVLDITRFAVTDHLPHGLLESLLPGPVTLVLRRGESSMLEKSLNPGLESIGVRVPDCNFIRGIARELGSALALTSANLSGQPSSVSIKDFENLWEHCAYVYQGGVLPSGRAGSTVVDLTRLGKFKILRSGSAREETVAILERHSLEEEGPSS encoded by the exons ATGGCTTGGAGCTTGGAGAAACTCGACGCCGCCGCCTTTGAAGTTACCCAGTTGGGAGTGGTTCGTCCGGCCACTGAAGCTCACGTTGACGAGGCTGTTGAGGCTCTTAGAGCTGGAAAAGTCATTGCTGTCCCGACTGACACGCTTTACGGCTTTGCCTGTGATGCTTG CTCTTTGGAAGCAGTTCATCGGATTTACGAGATCAAAGGGCGAAAGCACACGAGTCCTCTCGCAATTTGTGTTGGGGATGTGCTGGACATTACGCGCTTTGCTGTCACTGATCACTTGCCTCATGGCTTGCTTGAGTCTCTCCTCCCGGGACCTGTTACTCTCGTGCTGAGACGAG GGGAGTCGAGTATGCTTGAGAAGTCTTTGAACCCCGGATTGGAAAGTATAGGAGTTAGAGTGCCAGACTGTAACTTCATCAGGGGGATTGCCCGGGAACTTGGGAGTGCATTGGCCCTTACCAGTGCAAACCTAAGCGGGCAGCCTAGTAGTGTTAGCATCAAGGATTTCGAGAACCTCTGGGAACATTGTGCGTATGTTTATCAGGGTGGCGTGCTTCCTTCAGGCCGTGCAGGCTCAACAGTTGTGGACCTTACCAGGCTGGGAAAGTTCAAGATTCTTAGATCTGGAAG TGCAAGGGAAGAGACTGTTGCTATCCTTGAAAGGCATTCTCTTGAAGAAGAAGGACCGTCTAGTTAA
- the LOC101291804 gene encoding uncharacterized protein LOC101291804 gives MAELLPFFLLAFLLLQFTSSSSSPSPSPQPDSDSPSPSESPQISLPPFPSGAPANSPNAAASPPAPPSFESPSPPPEPASDAPVPEPASDVSHSDISADGEAKTASSDGGMSVGKKAGIGLGVIVGVGLVGLGGFVYKRRQDNIRRSQYGYAARREML, from the coding sequence ATGGCGGAGCTCCTCCCCTTCTTCCTCCTCGCCTTCCTCCTACTCCAATTCACTTCCTCTTCCTCTTCACCATCTCCATCGCCTCAGCCGGATTCCGATTCGCCATCCCCGTCCGAATCTCCTCAGATTTCACTACCTCCCTTTCCCTCCGGCGCTCCGGCGAATTCCCCGAATGCGGCGGCGTCACCTCCGGCGCCGCCGTCGTTCGAGTCGCCATCTCCCCCGCCGGAACCCGCTTCCGATGCTCCCGTTCCGGAGCCAGCCAGCGACGTCAGCCACAGCGATATCAGCGCCGACGGAGAAGCTAAAACGGCGTCGTCCGACGGAGGGATGAGCGTGGGGAAGAAGGCCGGGATCGGACTCGGAGTGATCGTTGGGGTTGGATTGGTTGGACTCGGAGGGTTTGTGTACAAGAGGCGCCAGGATAACATTCGCCGATCTCAGTACGGCTACGCCGCCAGGAGAGAGATGCTCTGA
- the LOC101291219 gene encoding 4-hydroxy-3-methylbut-2-en-1-yl diphosphate synthase, chloroplastic-like, with the protein MATGAVPASFTGLTGRETTLGFTKSVDFVRVSDLKRFKSGRTRISVIRNSNPGSDIAELKPASEGSPLLVPRQKYCESIHKTVRRKTRTVMVGNVAIGSEHPIRIQTMTTSDTKEVSATVEEVMRIADKGADIVRITVQGKKEADACFEIKNSLVQKNYNIPLVADIHFAPSVALRVAECFDKIRVNPGNFADRRAQFEKLEYTEEDYEKELEHIEQVFTPLVEKCKKYGRAMRIGTNHGSLSDRIMSYYGDSPRGMVESAFEFARICRKLDFHNFVFSMKASNPVIMVQAYRLLVAEMYVQGWDYPLHLGVTEAGEGEDGRMKSAIGIGTLLQDGLGDTIRVSLTEAPEEEIDPCKRLANLGMRAADLQQGVAPFEEKHRHYFDFQRRSGQLPVQKEGDEVDYRGVLHRDGSVLMSVSLDQLKTPELLYKSLAAKLVVGMPFKDLATVDSILLRQLPPVDDDDSRLALKRLIDVSMGVITPLSEQLTKPLPNAMVLVNTKELSSGAHKLLPEGTRLVVSLRGDEPYEVLDLIKRLDVTMLLHYLPYSEDKISRVHAARRLFEYLGDNGLNYPVIHHIHFPSGIHRDDLVISAGTNVGALLVDGLGDGLLLEAPDKDFNFIRNTSFNLLQGCRMRNTKTEYVSCPSCGRTLFDLQEISAQIREKTSHLPGVSIAIMGCIVNGPGEMADADFGYVGGAPGKIDLYVGKTVVKRAIEMEHATDALIQLIKDHGRWVDPPAEE; encoded by the exons ATGGCTACAGGAGCTGTACCGGCGTCCTTTACGGGCCTGACAGGCAGGGAGACGACGTTGGGGTTCACTAAAAGCGTGGATTTTGTGAGGGTTTCTGATTTGAAGCGGTTCAAGTCTGGCAGAACTAGAATTTCAGTGATAAGGAACTCTAATCCTGGATCAGATATTGCTGAACTCAAGCCTGCATCTGAAGGCAGCCCTTTGTTAG TTCCTAGACAAAAGTATTGTGAATCCATACACAAAACTGTCAGAAGAAAGACAAGGACAGTGATGGTTGGAAATGTGGCTATTGGTAGTGAGCATCCCATAAGGATTCAAACAATGACAACAAGTGACACAAAAGAAGTATCTGCCACAGTTGAAGAG GTGATGAGAATTGCAGATAAGGGTGCAGATATTGTTCGGATAACTGTTCAAGGGAAGAAAGAGGCAGATGCTTGTTTTGAGATTAAAAATTCCCTGGTGCAGAAAAA TTACAACATACCTCTGGTGGCAGATATTCATTTTGCCCCTTCTGTTGCATTGCGGGTTGCTGAATGCTTTGACAAAATTCGTGTCAACCCTGGAAATTTTG CTGATAGACGCGCACAGTTTGAGAAGCTAGAGTACACAGAAGAAGACTATGAGAAAGAACTCGAGCACATTGAGCAG GTTTTTACCCCATTGGTTGAAAAATGCAAGAAATATGGAAGAGCAATGCGTATTGGCACAAACCATGGGAGCCTTTCAGATCGTATAATGAGCTATTATGGGGATTCACCTAGAGGAATG GTGGAATCTGCATTTGAATTTGCGAGGATCTGCAGGAAATTGGACTTTCATAACTTTGTATTTTCAATGAAAGCAAGCAATCCAGTTATCATGGTACAAGCTTATCGTCTTCTTGTGGCTGAAATGTATGTTCAAGGCTGGGATTATCCATTACACTTGGGTGTTACTGAAGCTGGAGAAGGTGAGGATGGACGAATGAAATCTGCAATTGGTATCGGGACCCTTCTTCAG GATGGTTTGGGTGATACAATTAGGGTTTCACTTACTGAAGCACCCGAGGAGGAGATAGATCCCTGCAAAAGATTGGCCAATCTTGGTATGAGAGCAGCTGATCTCCAGCAAGGAGTG GCTCCATTTGAAGAGAAACACCGACATTACTTTGATTTTCAGCGGCGATCTGGTCAACTGCCAGTGCAAAAGGAG GGTGATGAGGTGGATTATAGAGGGGTCCTGCATCGTGATGGCTCAGTTCTGATGTCAGTCTCCCTTGATCAGTTGAAG ACACCAGAGCTTCTGTACAAGTCACTTGCTGCAAAACTTGTTGTGGGCATGCCATTCAAG GATCTTGCAACAGTTGACTCTATCTTATTGAGACAACTGCCACCTGTTGACGATGATGACTCT CGCCTAGCTCTCAAAAGGTTGATCGATGTAAGTATGGGTGTTATAACGCCATTATCAGAGCAGCTCACAAAACCGTTGCCAAATGCCATGGTTCTGGTGAATACGAAGGAATTATCAAGTGGTGCACACAAGCTTTTGCCAGAAG GTACACGACTGGTTGTCTCACTACGTGGTGATGAACCGTATGAGGTTCTGGACCTTATCAAACGCCTGGATGTTACAATGCTTCTCCATTACCTGCCATACAGTGAAGATAAAATAAGCCGAGTGCATGCAGCAAGGAG GCTATTTGAGTATTTGGGAGACAATGGTCTAAACTATCCTGTAATACACCATATTCACTTTCCGAGTGGAATTCATAG GGATGACTTGGTTATTAGTGCTGGTACCAATGTGGGAGCCCTTTTAGTAGATGGGCTTGGAGATGGCCTCCTATTAGAAGCCCCGGACAAGGATTTCAATTTCATTAGAAACACATCTTTCAATTTGCTACAAGGTTGTAGAATGCGGAACACAAAGACG GAGTATGTCTCATGCCCATCATGTGGAAGAACTTTGTTTGACCTGCAAGAAATAAGCGCACAAATACGAGAGAAGACATCACACTTGCCTGGTGTTTCG ATTGCAATCATGGGTTGCATTGTAAATGGACCTGGGGAGATGGCTGATGCAGACTTTGGGTACGTTGGTGGGGCTCCTGGAAAGATTGACCTATATGTTGGGAAG ACCGTGGTGAAGCGTGCAATAGAGATGGAGCATGCAACTGATGCCTTGATCCAGCTAATAAAAGATCATGGCCGCTGGGTTGACCCTCCTGCAGAAGAGTAA
- the LOC101291507 gene encoding uncharacterized protein LOC101291507, giving the protein MLSWFREAVLETNPGSSVVLEVDESTERFKRVFVAHAGQIQGFKFSLPVLYVDGALGKSKYKGQILAATGRNGNKGFFPLALCFCDSETEENWLFFFKNLKALLEPQGRIITFISDRGVGLLKAFDLIFPGNPHLYCYHHLRYNLSRKYKNKGGEIVVADVLQKFFKVAYTSTEKSFYFHLKN; this is encoded by the exons ATGTTAAGCTGGTTTAGGGAAGCTGTGTTGGAGACTAATCCTGGTTCTTCAGTTGTTCTTGAAGTTGATGAGAGTACCGAGAGGTTTAAAAGGGTTTTTGTAGCTCATGCTGGCCAAATTCAGGGTTTCAAGTTCAGCCTACCTGTTTTATATGTTGATGGTGCCCTTGGAAAGAGCAAATACAAGGGGCAGATTCTTGCTGCAACTGGAAGAAATGGAAACAAAG GTTTCTTCCCTTTAGCCTTGTGTTTTTGTGATTCAGAGACTGAAGAAAACTGGTTGTTTTTCTTCAAGAACTTGAAGGCTTTGTTGGAACCGCAAGGAAGGATTATCACATTCATTAGTGATCGTGGTGTTGGTTTGTTGAAGGCATTTGATCTCATTTTTCCTGGTAATCCTCATCTTTACTGTTATCATCATTTGCGATACAACCTTAGTCGAAAGTATAAGAACAAAGGAGGGGAAATTGTTGTTGCTGATGTGTTACAAAAATTCTTTAAAGTGGCTTATACATCGACTGAGAAGTCTTTCTACTTTCATTTAAAAAATTGA